Proteins encoded together in one Xenopus laevis strain J_2021 chromosome 6L, Xenopus_laevis_v10.1, whole genome shotgun sequence window:
- the LOC121393050 gene encoding pyruvate dehydrogenase [acetyl-transferring]-phosphatase 1, mitochondrial isoform X1, producing MFSSCCDRRMCVCPGPRRIGVPGRSCSPSLLFDAMSAPTRLLFPLIRNCEFGRICSSVCYCHHKHLCCSSSHSSLKLGADTRHVSAFHNPRCAQVRRYVTTPQRFYLTPPQVNSILKANEYSFKVPEFDGKNISSILGFDSNQLPANAPIEDRRSAATCLQSRGMLLGVFDGHAGCACAQAVSERLFYYIAVSLLPQETLLEIENAVESGRALLPILQWHKHPNDYFSKEASKMYFNSLRTYWQELIDLNTGETTDVKEALINSFKRLDNDLSLEAQVGDPNSFLNYWVLRVAFSGATACVAHVDGVDLHVANTGDSRALLGVQEEDGSWSAVTMSHDHNAQNESEIIRVKSEHPKEVKTIVKQDRLLGLLMPFRAFGDVKFKWSIDLQKRVVESGPDQLNDNEYTKFIPPNYHTPPYLTAEPEVIYHRLRPKDKFLILATDGLWETMHRQDVVRIVGEYLTGVHHQQPLAVGGYKVTLGQMQGLLMERRARTSSVFEDQNAATHLIRHAVGNNEFGAVDHERLSKMLSLPEELARMYRDDISILVVQFNSHVIGAHQNKDQ from the coding sequence gCGTGCCAGGCAGAAGTTGTTCTCCCTCCTTACTGTTTGATGCAATGTCGGCTCCAACTCGGCTTCTTTTCCCTCTGATTAGAAACTGTGAATTTGGCAGAATATGCAGTTCTGTATGCTACTGCCACCACAAGCATCTTTGTTGCTCATCAAGCCACTCTTCGTTAAAACTAGGGGCAGATACGAGGCACGTATCAGCCTTTCACAACCCCAGATGTGCTCAAGTGAGGAGATACGTAACTACTCCGCAAAGGTTTTACCTCACCCCGCCACAGGTCAACAGTATTCTCAAGGCCAACGAATACAGTTTTAAAGTTCCAGAGTTTGATGGAAAAAATATCAGCTCCATCCTTGGGTTTGACAGCAACCAGTTGCCAGCAAATGCTCCAATTGAGGACCGGAGAAGTGCAGCGACATGCCTACAGAGCAGAGGGATGCTGCTCGGTGTATTTGATGGACACGCCGGTTGTGCTTGTGCTCAGGCCGTCAGTGAAAGACTCTTCTATTACATCGCGGTTTCTCTGCTGCCTCAGGAAACTCTGCTTGAAATTGAAAATGCGGTGGAAAGTGGCCGAGCTTTGTTGCCCATATTACAGTGGCACAAGCATCCAAACGATTATTTTAGTAAGGAGGCTTCAAAGATGTATTTCAATAGCTTAAGGACCTATTGGCAAGAGTTGATTGACCTTAACACGGGTGAGACTACTGATGTAAAGGAAGCGCTTATTAACTCATTTAAAAGACTAGATAATGACCTTTCTTTGGAAGCACAAGTTGGAGACCCAAATTCTTTTCTGAACTACTGGGTCTTGCGTGTCGCTTTTTCTGGAGCTACCGCTTGCGTGGCTCACGTGGATGGGGTAGATTTGCATGTTGCCAACACGGGTGACAGTCGGGCGCTTCTTGGTGTCCAGGAGGAAGATGGGTCATGGTCAGCAGTGACAATGTCTCACGACCATAATGCTCAGAATGAATCAGAAATAATAAGAGTCAAATCAGAACACCCGAAGGAGGTTAAGACTATCGTCAAACAGGATCGACTTCTTGGATTATTGATGCCATTCAGAGCTTTCGGAGACGTAAAGTTTAAATGGAGCATTGACCTCCAGAAACGTGTTGTAGAGTCTGGCCCAGATCAACTCAATGACAATGAGTATACAAAATTTATCCCTCCTAACTACCACACCCCTCCGTATTTAACTGCTGAGCCAGAAGTGATATATCATAGGTTACGACCAAAGGATAAATTTCTCATTTTGGCTACTGACGGTCTTTGGGAAACCATGCACAGGCAAGATGTGGTAAGAATAGTAGGAGAGTATCTAACAGGAGTTCATCACCAGCAGCCTCTAGCTGTAGGAGGCTACAAAGTCACTCTGGGACAGATGCAAGGGTTATTAATGGAAAGAAGGGCCAGGACTTCTTCTGTGTTCGAAGATCAAAATGCAGCCACCCATTTAATACGTCACGCGGTGGGAAACAACGAATTTGGAGCTGTAGACCACGAGCGTCTGTCAAAAATGCTCAGTCTGCCAGAAGAATTGGCCCGGATGTACAGAGACGATATTTCAATTCTAGTGGTTCAGTTCAACTCACACGTCATTGGAGCACATCAGAATAAAGATCAGTGA
- the LOC121393050 gene encoding pyruvate dehydrogenase [acetyl-transferring]-phosphatase 1, mitochondrial isoform X2, with translation MSAPTRLLFPLIRNCEFGRICSSVCYCHHKHLCCSSSHSSLKLGADTRHVSAFHNPRCAQVRRYVTTPQRFYLTPPQVNSILKANEYSFKVPEFDGKNISSILGFDSNQLPANAPIEDRRSAATCLQSRGMLLGVFDGHAGCACAQAVSERLFYYIAVSLLPQETLLEIENAVESGRALLPILQWHKHPNDYFSKEASKMYFNSLRTYWQELIDLNTGETTDVKEALINSFKRLDNDLSLEAQVGDPNSFLNYWVLRVAFSGATACVAHVDGVDLHVANTGDSRALLGVQEEDGSWSAVTMSHDHNAQNESEIIRVKSEHPKEVKTIVKQDRLLGLLMPFRAFGDVKFKWSIDLQKRVVESGPDQLNDNEYTKFIPPNYHTPPYLTAEPEVIYHRLRPKDKFLILATDGLWETMHRQDVVRIVGEYLTGVHHQQPLAVGGYKVTLGQMQGLLMERRARTSSVFEDQNAATHLIRHAVGNNEFGAVDHERLSKMLSLPEELARMYRDDISILVVQFNSHVIGAHQNKDQ, from the coding sequence ATGTCGGCTCCAACTCGGCTTCTTTTCCCTCTGATTAGAAACTGTGAATTTGGCAGAATATGCAGTTCTGTATGCTACTGCCACCACAAGCATCTTTGTTGCTCATCAAGCCACTCTTCGTTAAAACTAGGGGCAGATACGAGGCACGTATCAGCCTTTCACAACCCCAGATGTGCTCAAGTGAGGAGATACGTAACTACTCCGCAAAGGTTTTACCTCACCCCGCCACAGGTCAACAGTATTCTCAAGGCCAACGAATACAGTTTTAAAGTTCCAGAGTTTGATGGAAAAAATATCAGCTCCATCCTTGGGTTTGACAGCAACCAGTTGCCAGCAAATGCTCCAATTGAGGACCGGAGAAGTGCAGCGACATGCCTACAGAGCAGAGGGATGCTGCTCGGTGTATTTGATGGACACGCCGGTTGTGCTTGTGCTCAGGCCGTCAGTGAAAGACTCTTCTATTACATCGCGGTTTCTCTGCTGCCTCAGGAAACTCTGCTTGAAATTGAAAATGCGGTGGAAAGTGGCCGAGCTTTGTTGCCCATATTACAGTGGCACAAGCATCCAAACGATTATTTTAGTAAGGAGGCTTCAAAGATGTATTTCAATAGCTTAAGGACCTATTGGCAAGAGTTGATTGACCTTAACACGGGTGAGACTACTGATGTAAAGGAAGCGCTTATTAACTCATTTAAAAGACTAGATAATGACCTTTCTTTGGAAGCACAAGTTGGAGACCCAAATTCTTTTCTGAACTACTGGGTCTTGCGTGTCGCTTTTTCTGGAGCTACCGCTTGCGTGGCTCACGTGGATGGGGTAGATTTGCATGTTGCCAACACGGGTGACAGTCGGGCGCTTCTTGGTGTCCAGGAGGAAGATGGGTCATGGTCAGCAGTGACAATGTCTCACGACCATAATGCTCAGAATGAATCAGAAATAATAAGAGTCAAATCAGAACACCCGAAGGAGGTTAAGACTATCGTCAAACAGGATCGACTTCTTGGATTATTGATGCCATTCAGAGCTTTCGGAGACGTAAAGTTTAAATGGAGCATTGACCTCCAGAAACGTGTTGTAGAGTCTGGCCCAGATCAACTCAATGACAATGAGTATACAAAATTTATCCCTCCTAACTACCACACCCCTCCGTATTTAACTGCTGAGCCAGAAGTGATATATCATAGGTTACGACCAAAGGATAAATTTCTCATTTTGGCTACTGACGGTCTTTGGGAAACCATGCACAGGCAAGATGTGGTAAGAATAGTAGGAGAGTATCTAACAGGAGTTCATCACCAGCAGCCTCTAGCTGTAGGAGGCTACAAAGTCACTCTGGGACAGATGCAAGGGTTATTAATGGAAAGAAGGGCCAGGACTTCTTCTGTGTTCGAAGATCAAAATGCAGCCACCCATTTAATACGTCACGCGGTGGGAAACAACGAATTTGGAGCTGTAGACCACGAGCGTCTGTCAAAAATGCTCAGTCTGCCAGAAGAATTGGCCCGGATGTACAGAGACGATATTTCAATTCTAGTGGTTCAGTTCAACTCACACGTCATTGGAGCACATCAGAATAAAGATCAGTGA